A single Carnobacterium alterfunditum DSM 5972 DNA region contains:
- the mutY gene encoding A/G-specific adenine glycosylase, translated as MTQIESNVTEKKQKLIFDIPMWPQEKIERFRETLLSWYDLEKRELPWRKNNDPYRIWVSEIMLQQTRVDTVIPYYLNFMKTFPTIKGLADANEDVLLKAWEGLGYYSRVRNMQTAAQQIMENYDGKMPVDPKEIIKLKGIGPYTAGAIASMAFGLPEPAVDGNVMRVLSRLFEIDADIAKPGNRKIFEGIMRELIDPYKPGDFNQAFMDLGSSICTPKNYHPESSPIKEFNQSYLKGTWDKFPVKSKKKKAKPVYYVGAIIKNSTGAFLLEKRPMQGLLANMWTFPLIEEELVIQETGIAIGTLTQLKDEELTEKVMKNVMLELGSKYGIRPTLMEAPFEEVQHIFSHLKWFVAVYYGQIRVEEPINIPENCYWVEPSDFDQYVFPGPQTKMWQSYLSKFKK; from the coding sequence ATGACACAAATCGAATCAAATGTAACCGAAAAAAAGCAAAAGTTGATTTTTGATATACCTATGTGGCCTCAAGAAAAAATCGAACGATTCCGGGAAACACTTCTTAGCTGGTACGATTTAGAAAAACGAGAGCTGCCTTGGCGAAAAAATAATGATCCTTATCGTATTTGGGTATCTGAGATCATGCTACAGCAAACAAGAGTAGACACGGTCATTCCCTATTACTTGAATTTCATGAAAACTTTTCCAACGATCAAAGGCTTAGCAGATGCAAACGAAGATGTGCTGCTAAAGGCTTGGGAGGGTTTAGGGTATTATTCACGCGTTCGCAATATGCAAACTGCAGCGCAACAAATCATGGAAAATTATGATGGGAAAATGCCTGTCGATCCTAAGGAAATCATTAAATTAAAAGGGATCGGTCCTTATACAGCAGGAGCAATCGCCAGTATGGCATTCGGCTTGCCCGAGCCAGCTGTTGATGGAAATGTAATGCGTGTATTAAGTCGCTTATTTGAAATTGATGCGGATATTGCAAAACCAGGTAATCGTAAAATTTTTGAGGGTATTATGCGAGAGCTGATCGATCCATATAAACCAGGAGATTTTAATCAAGCTTTTATGGATCTAGGTTCAAGCATCTGTACACCTAAAAATTATCATCCAGAATCAAGCCCAATCAAAGAATTTAATCAGTCGTATTTAAAGGGCACATGGGATAAATTTCCTGTGAAAAGTAAAAAGAAAAAAGCCAAACCAGTTTATTATGTGGGGGCGATCATTAAAAACAGCACAGGCGCTTTCTTGCTAGAAAAACGTCCTATGCAAGGCTTGTTGGCTAATATGTGGACCTTTCCATTGATTGAGGAAGAATTGGTGATCCAAGAAACAGGTATTGCAATAGGAACATTGACTCAGTTAAAGGATGAAGAACTTACTGAAAAAGTGATGAAAAATGTTATGCTTGAACTAGGGAGCAAGTATGGGATCAGACCGACTCTTATGGAAGCACCATTTGAGGAAGTCCAACATATTTTTAGTCACCTGAAATGGTTTGTAGCTGTTTATTATGGTCAAATAAGAGTAGAAGAACCAATAAATATTCCTGAAAATTGTTATTGGGTAGAGCCTTCTGACTTTGATCAATACGTATTTCCAGGTCCACAAACTAAAATGTGGCAAAGTTACTTGTCTAAATTCAAAAAATAG
- the recX gene encoding recombination regulator RecX has translation MIYEPNSKKKASTSALPKITKIEAQKRKGRYNIYLDEEYAFPVDETILIKHILHKGMEVSDAYRQELEIEDGYRKAYVRSLVYLNYSMRSIKEIKDDLIAHEFTRETADQVVEQLKEQGYLNDLMYAESYTRTAANVSGKGPYVIKRELKKRGVNDEIIEEALEQYPFDQMVENGVALAEKVMRRSTRQSSRETSNKIRQNLMQKGFQSDVITQVLEQISTEKEEDDEYSALKVQGDKIWRKQSKLKGAKKIQKVKSGLFQKGFAGELISQFINEKEMEDEEE, from the coding sequence ATGATATATGAACCAAATAGTAAAAAAAAAGCTTCAACATCAGCATTACCTAAAATCACAAAAATTGAAGCGCAAAAAAGGAAAGGGCGCTACAATATTTACTTAGATGAAGAATATGCTTTTCCTGTTGATGAAACCATTTTAATTAAACATATTTTGCATAAAGGAATGGAAGTCTCAGATGCCTACCGTCAAGAGCTAGAAATTGAAGATGGGTACCGCAAAGCTTATGTAAGATCACTCGTCTATCTAAATTATTCTATGCGTTCAATAAAAGAAATCAAAGATGATTTGATCGCCCATGAATTTACTCGTGAAACAGCTGATCAAGTTGTTGAGCAATTAAAAGAACAAGGTTATTTAAATGATTTGATGTACGCTGAAAGTTACACAAGAACCGCTGCAAATGTTAGCGGAAAGGGGCCTTACGTGATAAAAAGAGAATTGAAAAAACGTGGAGTTAATGATGAAATAATTGAAGAAGCATTGGAACAATACCCATTTGATCAAATGGTAGAAAATGGAGTCGCGTTAGCCGAAAAAGTGATGCGACGGTCCACAAGACAATCATCCAGAGAAACTAGCAATAAGATCCGTCAAAATCTGATGCAAAAAGGGTTTCAATCTGATGTGATCACTCAAGTACTTGAACAAATCTCAACAGAAAAAGAAGAAGACGATGAATACAGTGCATTGAAAGTACAAGGCGATAAAATTTGGCGTAAGCAATCCAAATTAAAGGGAGCTAAAAAGATTCAAAAAGTTAAAAGTGGATTGTTCCAAAAAGGTTTTGCTGGTGAGCTGATCTCGCAATTTATTAATGAAAAAGAAATGGAAGACGAAGAAGAATGA
- a CDS encoding general stress protein → MDRKVEGTYLSKEETVSAVERLINEGYVAEEIIIVTNEKNESELEDLTIVEVDAVDPNEGLSLWEKLKETFSFGRYNSDEPSNPLEDYGIEEDPGDHYTEALEKGEIVILVNSAGPTKTHRLSRVTEDVLKGTDEVNDETVAIKNPTEVSIKEEMEPTPGEEEQFDPTKAQSSREDIEGDAFTAPDKKPSTSDKEISPTDEAAPELTGDESTVVAEDQEHAYPNNISKGVIDGGNSSSKAAHINGTGKLDETKPEQNANQPESDAYYSDGYEEAGGKSIQQDEEENK, encoded by the coding sequence ATGGATAGAAAAGTAGAAGGAACATATTTGTCAAAAGAAGAAACCGTAAGTGCGGTCGAACGTTTGATCAACGAAGGTTATGTAGCTGAAGAAATCATTATCGTAACAAACGAGAAGAATGAAAGTGAGTTAGAAGACTTAACGATCGTTGAGGTGGATGCAGTAGATCCTAATGAGGGATTGTCATTATGGGAAAAATTGAAAGAAACCTTTAGTTTTGGACGCTACAATTCGGATGAACCTTCTAACCCATTAGAGGATTACGGTATTGAAGAAGATCCAGGAGATCATTATACAGAAGCATTAGAAAAAGGTGAAATCGTCATTCTCGTCAATAGTGCAGGGCCAACTAAGACCCACCGTTTATCTCGCGTGACTGAAGATGTGCTTAAAGGGACTGATGAGGTTAACGATGAAACTGTTGCAATTAAAAACCCAACTGAAGTTTCTATAAAAGAAGAAATGGAACCGACTCCTGGTGAGGAAGAACAATTTGATCCTACTAAAGCTCAATCTTCTAGAGAAGATATCGAAGGAGATGCTTTTACAGCTCCCGATAAAAAGCCTTCAACTTCAGATAAAGAGATCAGTCCAACAGATGAAGCAGCTCCTGAATTAACGGGGGATGAATCTACTGTAGTAGCTGAAGATCAAGAGCATGCTTATCCTAATAATATCAGCAAAGGAGTCATTGATGGCGGAAATTCTTCTTCAAAAGCTGCACATATAAATGGAACTGGAAAATTGGATGAGACAAAGCCAGAGCAAAATGCTAATCAACCAGAAAGTGATGCTTATTACAGCGATGGATACGAAGAAGCTGGTGGAAAATCGATCCAACAAGATGAAGAAGAAAACAAATAA
- a CDS encoding cation diffusion facilitator family transporter, with protein MNNYTVQGLHCANCTKIMEAKLHQLKNGDTIRLNYATSQIYLPEEIDLKAVKKILLSDKIQILENNASDRKSGFETEQDQHHSVREITKKHHHHHHSHDHPVTGSSKAVKNIKFVFILNLTFSVVEFILGALFNSAAILSDAVHDLGDSLSIGSALFFQKFSAKEANERYSFGHRRFSLLGALITSIILIGGSILVIMNSIPLLFDPQPVNSRGMFWLSIVAIGINGYAAWLISKGTSKNEKVLNLHMLEDVLGWVGVLIVSIALEYTNWFILDPILSLVIASYILSKAIPNFLESAAVFLEVVPTGVDMKALEDKIKLIPDVHAVSHLHMWSIDGEENALVVTVYLDSEDTQKQEQVKEDIRYLIKDANVTHSTIEIVVDEEFFIQ; from the coding sequence ATGAACAACTATACTGTTCAGGGATTACATTGTGCCAATTGTACTAAAATTATGGAAGCTAAATTGCACCAACTAAAAAATGGTGATACTATCCGTTTAAATTATGCTACTAGTCAGATATATCTTCCAGAAGAAATCGATCTCAAAGCTGTAAAAAAGATTTTATTATCTGATAAAATACAAATTTTAGAAAATAATGCAAGCGACCGGAAATCGGGTTTTGAAACGGAACAGGACCAACACCATTCAGTAAGAGAAATCACAAAAAAGCATCATCATCATCATCATTCTCATGATCATCCTGTTACGGGCAGTAGTAAAGCAGTCAAAAATATAAAATTTGTTTTTATTTTAAATCTGACATTTTCAGTAGTTGAATTTATTTTGGGAGCCCTGTTTAATAGTGCAGCTATCTTATCTGATGCCGTCCATGATTTAGGCGATTCTTTGTCTATCGGATCAGCTTTATTTTTTCAAAAATTTTCTGCGAAAGAAGCGAATGAGCGGTACAGTTTTGGGCATAGGCGTTTTTCACTTCTGGGTGCATTGATCACCTCGATCATCTTGATAGGGGGATCTATTTTAGTTATCATGAATAGTATTCCATTGTTGTTTGATCCTCAGCCTGTCAATTCAAGAGGGATGTTCTGGCTTTCAATAGTAGCAATTGGAATCAATGGTTATGCCGCATGGTTGATCAGCAAGGGTACATCGAAAAATGAAAAAGTACTCAACTTGCATATGTTAGAAGATGTTTTAGGTTGGGTAGGTGTTTTAATTGTCAGCATCGCGTTAGAGTATACCAATTGGTTTATTTTAGACCCAATCTTATCACTAGTAATAGCGAGTTATATTTTATCGAAAGCCATTCCAAATTTTTTAGAAAGTGCAGCAGTTTTTCTTGAGGTTGTACCAACAGGAGTTGACATGAAAGCATTAGAAGATAAAATAAAGCTCATTCCAGATGTTCATGCCGTTTCACATTTGCATATGTGGTCGATCGATGGAGAAGAAAATGCTCTGGTAGTTACAGTCTATCTCGACTCAGAGGATACCCAAAAACAAGAACAAGTTAAAGAAGACATTCGCTACTTAATCAAAGATGCGAATGTGACTCACTCTACTATTGAGATTGTTGTTGACGAAGAATTTTTCATCCAATAA
- a CDS encoding ArsR/SmtB family transcription factor gives MLNNDKDVLLDDETLATVSKIFKVLSDPTRLSILYLLESKEINVGTLASILSIEQSAISHQLKLLKAARLVKSRRVGKTMLYSQTDDHVYSILKQVILHSKEENQ, from the coding sequence ATGTTAAATAACGATAAAGATGTATTGCTAGATGACGAGACTCTTGCAACGGTTAGCAAAATTTTTAAAGTATTAAGTGATCCTACGCGACTTTCAATCCTGTATCTATTAGAAAGTAAAGAAATAAACGTGGGAACATTGGCTTCGATTCTATCCATTGAGCAATCTGCGATCTCTCATCAATTAAAGCTTTTGAAAGCTGCTCGTTTAGTAAAGTCTAGAAGAGTAGGAAAAACGATGCTTTACAGTCAAACAGATGACCATGTTTACAGTATTCTAAAACAAGTGATTTTGCACTCAAAGGAAGAAAATCAATAG
- a CDS encoding competence protein ComK produces the protein MKDYFIQDNCFFNKMTWNREVEDIICNLLEELQHQRENRLQEDYFEEEELVDTIMTDITEKMSATTNTIEEWLKRSIEQNQILLDYHTFYVMDISHHSSTPFNTIVFQSNLYPLKTKETSKDLMQRFIDHKGVPYEKIRLIGQSMGFHYKIPYVLGELVFIPEKSSLKGTSSWFSLHHVSRYEVVEQSNTIRLYFKNQSNISVMTKRTCFLSQARKGTALSFCQKLFAEEMILDKNTGQNLFYFKETGLFLNQIDQLTLRRYALFIRSQCNDLKTIIKKQSLTALLGEEHPSLNDILLTFSNE, from the coding sequence TTGAAAGATTACTTTATTCAAGATAACTGTTTTTTCAATAAAATGACTTGGAACCGTGAAGTAGAGGATATAATTTGTAATTTATTAGAAGAATTGCAGCATCAAAGAGAGAATCGTTTACAAGAAGATTATTTTGAAGAAGAAGAATTAGTTGATACTATTATGACAGACATAACAGAGAAAATGAGCGCAACAACAAATACGATAGAGGAATGGTTGAAAAGGAGTATCGAGCAAAATCAAATTCTGCTCGATTACCACACTTTTTATGTAATGGATATTAGTCATCATTCATCAACACCATTCAATACGATCGTTTTTCAGTCTAATCTATACCCGCTTAAGACCAAAGAAACGTCAAAGGATCTAATGCAACGCTTTATTGATCATAAAGGTGTTCCATATGAGAAAATCCGATTGATTGGCCAATCGATGGGCTTTCATTATAAAATCCCTTACGTATTAGGCGAATTAGTCTTTATACCTGAAAAAAGTTCATTGAAGGGAACTAGCAGCTGGTTTTCGTTGCATCATGTCAGTCGATATGAAGTGGTCGAGCAGTCAAATACTATCCGTTTATATTTTAAGAACCAGTCAAATATCAGTGTAATGACTAAACGAACGTGTTTTTTGAGTCAAGCAAGAAAAGGAACCGCATTAAGTTTTTGTCAAAAGTTATTTGCAGAAGAAATGATACTTGATAAAAACACTGGACAAAATCTGTTTTATTTTAAAGAAACAGGACTATTCCTCAACCAAATTGACCAATTAACACTAAGACGATATGCACTTTTCATCCGAAGCCAGTGCAATGATCTTAAAACAATCATAAAAAAGCAGTCCTTAACAGCACTCTTAGGTGAGGAACATCCTAGTTTAAATGACATTCTGCTTACATTTTCAAATGAATAA
- a CDS encoding DUF2922 domain-containing protein, which translates to MAKSLELRFGTSLGKTKTMSVKDPILNLTTEKAQQAMNSIISLNMFQIEGANPYATVVGARYVERVVDDIFEAE; encoded by the coding sequence ATGGCAAAATCACTAGAATTAAGATTTGGAACAAGTTTAGGAAAAACAAAAACGATGAGCGTGAAAGATCCGATCCTTAACTTAACAACAGAAAAAGCTCAGCAAGCAATGAATTCCATCATCTCATTAAATATGTTTCAAATCGAAGGTGCTAATCCCTACGCTACTGTGGTAGGTGCTCGCTACGTTGAGCGAGTCGTAGATGATATCTTTGAAGCAGAATAG
- a CDS encoding peptidoglycan-binding protein: protein MKYLIEQQLLPITQKELISTSLIIAHESGNAKNSGPLSLENEVAYMKRQAQANGAFTSHWVGGGGRIIQIAQSGKMQYGAGKYANPHAYAQVELARTSNLDWFQKDYQAYIWLLQKLAAEAGIPNTLNSGTTLASKGIKTHHWISSNLGGTTHTDPDAYLSQQNISLEQFSKDLAFTDQTTPIPIPNSSEPHHLYHNVLKGDSLWGIAKKYHTTLTWLKMINNLSSETILIGQRLIISIEQPKAAAPSQIELIKLVQKKLGIKQDGLFGSVTKQALIKLVQKEAGSKTDGLWGPKTASKMRILKSGSTGWDVYAVQVFLLSKKNYLMGNPDNFFGSKTVQAVKKFQTAYDLLSDGIVGPKTYQKLFS from the coding sequence ATGAAGTATCTAATTGAACAGCAACTATTGCCGATCACTCAAAAAGAATTGATCAGTACCAGTCTAATCATCGCTCATGAATCTGGCAACGCCAAAAATAGTGGTCCGCTTTCTTTAGAAAACGAGGTAGCTTATATGAAACGACAAGCTCAAGCAAATGGCGCCTTCACAAGTCATTGGGTCGGTGGCGGCGGAAGGATCATCCAAATTGCTCAGTCAGGAAAAATGCAATATGGTGCAGGGAAATATGCAAATCCACATGCATACGCCCAAGTAGAGTTAGCTCGGACATCAAACCTGGATTGGTTCCAAAAAGATTATCAAGCTTATATTTGGCTTTTACAAAAGCTGGCAGCTGAAGCTGGTATCCCTAACACGTTAAATTCCGGTACTACTCTCGCTTCTAAAGGTATCAAAACCCACCATTGGATTTCTAGTAATTTAGGAGGCACTACCCACACAGATCCTGATGCTTACCTTTCGCAGCAGAATATTTCACTTGAACAATTTTCCAAAGATCTGGCTTTTACCGATCAAACTACCCCTATACCTATTCCCAACTCTTCTGAGCCGCATCATTTGTACCACAATGTTTTAAAAGGCGATTCTTTATGGGGTATCGCCAAAAAGTATCATACTACCCTTACTTGGCTAAAAATGATCAACAACTTGTCCTCTGAAACGATACTGATTGGCCAAAGACTGATCATTTCGATAGAACAACCAAAAGCAGCTGCACCCTCTCAAATCGAACTGATCAAACTAGTTCAAAAAAAACTTGGCATCAAGCAAGATGGACTCTTTGGATCAGTAACAAAACAAGCCTTAATAAAACTAGTCCAAAAAGAAGCTGGTTCCAAAACAGATGGCCTTTGGGGGCCTAAAACGGCTTCTAAAATGAGGATCCTAAAAAGTGGATCTACCGGATGGGATGTCTATGCCGTCCAAGTCTTTTTATTAAGCAAAAAAAACTACTTGATGGGTAATCCAGATAATTTTTTTGGATCTAAAACAGTTCAAGCAGTCAAAAAATTCCAAACCGCTTATGACCTTCTATCTGACGGCATTGTCGGTCCAAAAACATATCAAAAATTATTTTCCTGA
- a CDS encoding deoxynucleoside kinase codes for MEGENKAVIVLAGMIGAGKSTYTKFISDALGSEPFYESVDDNRILEKFYENPERWAFSLQIYFLNTRFRSIKEAFKHENNVLDRSIYEDALFTRINYEEGNMSDAEMDTYLDLLDNMMEELDNMPKKSPDLLIYLRGSLDTVLNRIEKRGRTFEQIDGNKGLLDYYTHLHGQYDGWFNEYDKSETLIIDINQYDLEKLEDAEKVINMVTEKLAEVRNKASIK; via the coding sequence ATGGAAGGGGAAAATAAAGCTGTGATTGTTTTAGCTGGTATGATTGGTGCTGGTAAAAGTACCTATACAAAATTTATTTCAGACGCATTAGGAAGTGAACCTTTCTATGAAAGTGTCGATGATAATCGGATTTTAGAAAAATTTTATGAAAATCCTGAACGATGGGCTTTTTCCTTACAGATTTATTTTTTGAATACTCGTTTCAGAAGTATAAAAGAAGCTTTTAAACACGAAAATAATGTATTAGATCGTTCTATTTATGAAGATGCTTTATTCACTCGTATCAATTATGAAGAAGGAAACATGAGCGATGCCGAGATGGATACTTATTTAGACTTATTGGACAACATGATGGAAGAACTTGACAATATGCCTAAAAAATCTCCAGATCTTTTGATCTATTTACGCGGTTCATTAGATACTGTTTTAAACAGGATCGAAAAACGTGGCCGTACTTTTGAACAAATTGATGGAAACAAAGGTTTATTAGACTATTATACTCATCTTCACGGTCAATATGACGGCTGGTTTAACGAGTATGATAAAAGTGAAACGCTCATTATTGATATCAATCAGTATGACTTAGAGAAATTAGAGGATGCTGAAAAGGTGATCAACATGGTTACCGAAAAATTAGCAGAAGTTCGAAATAAAGCGTCTATCAAATGA
- the glmS gene encoding glutamine--fructose-6-phosphate transaminase (isomerizing): MCGIVGYIGRQDAKDILLHGLEMLEYRGYDSAGIYVMDDKNVGHLFKEKGRIAALREKVDHNVPAKTGIGHTRWATHGVPSIENAHPHQSTSGRFSIVHNGVIENYKAVRDAFLTDSMLHSDTDTEIIVQLIAWYAEEEGLDTIDAFKKAIVALKGSYALALIDNEKPDVIFAAKNKSPLLLGTGDGFNVICSDAMAMIKETNQFIELMDGEIATLTVDDIKIETLAGDVIIRTPYTALLDLNDLSKGTYPHYMIKEIDEQPAVIRKIVQNYQNDNGELEIDAAILEEMTASDRIYIVACGTSYNAGWVGKQIIENLTNIPTEVHISSEFGYNMPLLTEKPFFIFLSQSGETADSRQVLVKINALGHPSLTLTNAPGSTLSREAKYTLLLHAGPEIAVASTKAYTAQIAVLAILGELAGRRKGFALDLDIAHELGIAATAIESIIDEKEVFEQLSVTHLSTSRNAFYIGRSIDYYVVMEAALKLKEVSYVQTEGFAAGELKHGTIALIEEGTPVISIITDPTTAGHTRGNAQEVISRGAHSMIISLDGLDQPEDAYVLPKVHHLLTPLVSVVPTQLIAYYTSLHRGNDVDKPRNLAKSVTVE, encoded by the coding sequence ATGTGCGGAATCGTAGGCTATATTGGAAGACAAGATGCAAAAGATATTTTATTACATGGGCTTGAAATGTTAGAATACCGTGGATATGACTCTGCTGGTATTTATGTAATGGATGATAAAAATGTAGGTCATTTATTCAAAGAAAAAGGACGTATTGCTGCTTTAAGAGAAAAAGTAGACCATAACGTTCCTGCAAAAACAGGTATTGGACATACTCGATGGGCTACTCATGGCGTACCAAGTATCGAAAATGCTCACCCTCATCAATCAACTAGCGGTCGTTTCTCAATCGTGCATAACGGAGTAATTGAAAACTACAAGGCTGTAAGAGATGCTTTCCTTACAGATAGTATGTTACACAGTGATACAGATACTGAAATTATTGTTCAATTGATCGCATGGTATGCTGAAGAAGAAGGTCTAGATACTATTGATGCTTTCAAAAAAGCAATCGTTGCTTTAAAAGGTTCTTATGCCCTAGCTTTAATTGATAATGAAAAACCCGATGTCATTTTTGCAGCTAAAAATAAAAGCCCTTTATTATTAGGTACCGGAGACGGCTTTAATGTTATCTGTAGCGATGCTATGGCAATGATCAAAGAAACAAATCAATTTATCGAACTAATGGATGGCGAAATTGCCACTTTAACAGTAGACGACATCAAAATTGAAACATTAGCTGGTGATGTGATCATTCGTACTCCGTACACTGCTTTGTTAGATCTAAATGATTTAAGCAAAGGTACTTACCCTCACTACATGATAAAAGAAATTGATGAACAACCTGCCGTTATTCGTAAAATCGTTCAAAATTATCAAAATGATAATGGTGAGTTAGAGATCGATGCTGCTATTCTTGAAGAAATGACAGCTAGTGACCGTATTTATATCGTGGCTTGTGGTACAAGTTACAATGCTGGTTGGGTCGGCAAACAGATTATTGAAAACTTAACAAATATTCCAACAGAAGTTCATATATCTAGCGAATTCGGCTACAATATGCCTTTATTAACGGAAAAACCATTCTTCATTTTCTTATCTCAAAGTGGAGAAACAGCCGACAGCCGTCAGGTACTAGTAAAAATCAATGCTTTGGGCCACCCTTCTCTAACCTTAACAAATGCACCAGGATCTACTCTTTCTAGAGAAGCAAAATATACCTTGTTATTACATGCAGGTCCAGAAATTGCTGTTGCTTCAACAAAAGCTTATACAGCACAAATTGCCGTTCTTGCTATACTTGGAGAACTTGCAGGCCGCAGAAAAGGGTTTGCTCTTGATTTAGACATTGCACACGAATTAGGTATTGCAGCTACAGCAATTGAATCGATCATTGATGAAAAAGAAGTTTTCGAGCAATTATCGGTTACACATTTAAGTACTAGCCGTAACGCTTTTTACATTGGACGCAGTATTGATTACTATGTTGTGATGGAAGCTGCTCTTAAATTAAAAGAAGTTTCATATGTTCAAACTGAAGGCTTCGCAGCTGGAGAATTAAAACACGGAACGATCGCATTGATTGAAGAAGGTACTCCTGTTATTTCGATCATTACTGATCCAACAACAGCTGGCCATACTCGTGGAAATGCACAAGAAGTTATCTCTCGTGGCGCACACAGCATGATCATTTCTTTAGATGGTTTAGACCAACCTGAGGATGCTTATGTATTGCCAAAAGTACACCACCTATTGACTCCGTTAGTGAGTGTAGTACCAACTCAATTGATTGCTTACTATACAAGTTTACACCGTGGAAACGACGTTGATAAACCAAGAAACTTAGCTAAGAGTGTAACAGTCGAATAA